From the genome of Malus sylvestris chromosome 6, drMalSylv7.2, whole genome shotgun sequence, one region includes:
- the LOC126626923 gene encoding protection of telomeres protein 1a-like isoform X1, whose product MPRGGGNYYNFTKIRDAIDSVGAKVNVIGVVLECGFPRRSRGTDWFVSVRIIDETHQDPGLSVNIFTDRNECPRILSVGDIIQFQRLMIKRHVDKVNAVFSKKFSTFAIYYGSDARSLSPYHASKTFRERDHDKNFLIDLRRWLKNFHFHEGILKSTLFQIATQRHLIMCANYFSSIREMKGGEDFHLVCKIIHIHEGAGNEWMAFVWDGTDAPPANILQKLEDETKHPLPLHLEPFPLPHDTLCSFPAVGTVLRVISQDLENDNLRLLKTGEWVKLVNLLCEVHAGLWRCVLTPFTKLRYTPKEDRLKLERKRLFNERLAQSPENLMQMPFGGFPSPQVTEVDDSDDDHAIFLTLMDVVASSELPARFKCVVRVIAASPWQAADFLFPAGIDRIRLTLEDSAARIHAFLYAEDGVKFFNGQSSVEALEVKRNFLLGVRVNNDGVQDDPRRNPPWVQVWLKSETDQQGNPHYRIFGTKVVAA is encoded by the exons ATGCCGcgtggtggtggtaactactataACTTCACGAAGATCAGGGACGCCATTGATTCCGTCGGCGCCAAGGTCAACGTTATCGGCGTCGTCCTCGAGTGCGGCTTCCCCCGCCGATCCAGAGGCACCG ATTGGTTTGTTTCGGTGCGTATAATCGACGAGACGCATCAGGATCCCGGGTTGTCAGTTAACATTTTTACAGATAGGAATGAATGTCCTCGCATTTTGTCTGTTGGAGACATAATTCAGTTCCAACGCCTCATG ATCAAACGTCATGTAGATAAAGTAAATGCTGTTTTTTCCAAGAAGTTCTCTACCTTTGCTATTTATTACGGAAGTGATGCTAGAAGTTTAAGTCCTTATCATGCTTCCAAAACATTTCGCGAGAGAGACCATGACAAGAACTTTTTGATAGACTTGAGAAGATGGTTGAAGAATTTCCATTTTCACGAAGGTATACTTAAAAGTACTTTGTTTCAGATAGCGACACAACGGCATTTAATTATGT GTGCAAATTATTTCTCATCCATCAGAGAAATGAAAGGAGGTGAagattttcatttggtttgtaaA ATAATTCATATCCACGAGGGTGCTGGAAATGAATGGATGGCCTTTGTTTGGGATGGAACCGATGCTCCACCAGCTAATATTCTTCAAAA GTTAGAAGATGAAACGAAGCACCCACTTCCCCTACATCTAGAACCATTTCCTTTGCCACACGATACCTTATGCAGCTTTCCTGCAGTTGGAACCGTCTTAAGAGTGATATCTCAGGACCTTGAGAATGACAACCTTCGCCTGCTAAAAACTGGGGAGTGGGTGAAGCTTgtaaatttgctatgtgaggtGCATGCAGGATTATGGCGTTGTGTTTTGACACCCTTTACGAAGCTTCGATATACACCAAAAGAGGACCGTCTCAAACTTGAGCGGAAAAG GTTATTTAATGAACGATTAGCGCAAAGTCCAGAAAATTTAATGCAGATGCCATTTGGGGGCTTTCCGTCTCCTCAAGTCACAG AGGTGGATGATAGTGACGACGACCATGCAATATTTCTTACCTTAATGGATGTTGTCGCAAGTTCAGAG CTTCCAGCTAGATTCAAGTGTGTAGTTCGAGTCATAGCAGCTTCCCCGTGGCAGGCTGCGGACTTCCTCTTTCCTGCTGGGATTGACAGAATTAGGCTGACCCTGGAGGACTCGGCCGCTAGAATTCATGCTTTTTTGTATGCAGAAGATGGG GTGAAATTTTTCAATGGCCAGTCCTCTGTCGAGGCATTGGAGGTCAAACGCAATTTCTTGTTAGGAGTGAGAGTAAACAACGATGGGGTGCAAGACGATCCTCGTAGAAATCCCCCTTGGGTACAAGTTTGGCTAAAATCTGAAACTGACCAACAAGGAAATCCACACTACCGGATTTTCGGCACCAAAGTGGTGGCGGCCTGA
- the LOC126627504 gene encoding uncharacterized protein LOC126627504, with amino-acid sequence MRRASTLASLPRLSRSLSTAHGGAASTSAPATYGLLQVALYGTTSTGSQARRRWFDSFSGGSGRKLAIGVAGTLASVAVATSLAPEVYAKEPPPAALVPKEVVLYQYEACPFCNKVKAFLDYHDIPYKVVEVNPLSKKEIKWSDYKKVPILMVDGEQLVDSSAIIDQLNSKIVPERAAASSPDDDEEKKWRQWVDNHLVHMLSPNIYRNTSEALESFDYITSNGNFSYTEKISVKYAGAAAMYFVSKKLKKKYNITDERASLYEAAETWVDALNGRDFLGGSKPNLADLAVFGVLRPIRYLRSGKDMVEHTRIGEWYSRMEQAVGEPARIKA; translated from the exons ATGAGAAGGGCTTCCACTCTCGCCTCACTCCCCCGCCTCTCCCGATCCCTCTCCACCGCCCACGGCGGCGCCGCTTCCACGTCAGCCCCCGCCACCTACGGTCTTCTCCAGGTTGCTCTGTACGGGACCACCTCCACCGGTTCTCAGGCTCGTCGTCGATGGTTCGATTCGTTTTCCGGAGGTTCGGGTCGGAAGCTGGCAATTGGCGTCGCCGGAACTCTGGCCTCGGTCGCTGTCGCCACGTCGCTCGCTCCGGAGGTCTATGCGAAAGAGCCGCCTCCGGCTGCGCTTGTTCCCAAGGAGGTCGTGCTTTACCAGTACGAAGCATGCCCTTTCTGCAACAaagttaaag CATTCTTGGATTACCACGATATACCCTACAAAGTTGTGGAGGTCAACCCACTTAGTAAGAAAGAGATTAAATGGTCCGATTATAAGAAGGTTCCGATACTGATGGTGGATGGGGAGCAGCTGGTTGACTCATCAG CTATAATTGATCAGTTGAATAGCAAAATTGTTCCTGAGAGAGCAGCTGCTTCTTCTCCAGATGACGATGAAGAGAAAAAGTGGCGCCA GTGGGTTGATAATCACTTGGTGCACATGTTGTCACCAAACATATACCGAAATACATCGGAGGCCCTCGAGTCCTTTGACTATATCACTAGCAATG GTAATTTTAGCTACACCGAAAAAATTTCAGTGAAGTATGCTGGTGCTGCAGCTATGTATTTTGTGtcaaagaaattgaagaagaaatataATATTACTGATGAACGTGCCTCCCTGTATGAAGCAGCAGAAACATGGGTTGATGCTCTTAATGGGCGGGACTTCCTCG GGGGCTCCAAACCGAATTTGGCCGACCTTGCTGTTTTTGGGGTGCTAAGACCAATCCGTTATTTGAGGTCGGGTAAAGATATGGTGGAGCACACACGCATCGGTGAATGGTACTCAAGAATGGAGCAAGCCGTGGGAGAGCCTGCAAGGATTAAGGCGTAA
- the LOC126626924 gene encoding zinc finger protein VAR3, chloroplastic, translated as MSAASKLMRFGTSLFHAPTRTLSPPTPSLLYLKPFAAGLRFPRYASSLDAIESIDTVPANSTEAPPPHHPWPEWVAFVDRLKAKGYFTGTPPKESDVYTDINEVKEASFSFARDRYDVFKSLSMEDIQVVVEGGCPNLFRKAVNSAKRLRFHLRLDEGEVCGGCNLRGSCDRAYVILKESEAAARTVDIVRILLFYALDPIVFYEGEKPPGREILETSARKLLSELLQLSERAVDPSLPKPAAKAIEKKKNYPSFIGDELSQDVEMKRGDWMCPKCNFMNFAKNLRCLQCKEDGPRKADTGDLEIEMKKGDWICTECSFMNFSRNIRCLKCKAEGPKSVGVHAVEMKKGDWTCPKCAFMNFASNRKCLRCQDPRPKKNPADWDCPSCDFMNYGRNAVCLKCNCKRPQEETTEYEEQMWRRPR; from the exons ATGTCAGCTGCTTCAAAACTCATGCGTTTTGGGACCTCACTCTTCCACGCTCCCACAAGAACTCTCTCTCCTCCTACCCCTTCACTTCTCTATCTGAAGCCCTTCGCCGCCGGACTGCGCTTCCCCCGGTACGCCTCCTCTTTGGATGCAATTGAAAGTATTGACACCGTCCCGGCCAACAGCACAGAAGCGCCGCCGCCGCACCACCCCTGGCCCGAGTGGGTGGCCTTCGTCGACCGCTTGAAGGCCAAGGGGTACTTCACCGGAACGCCGCCGAAGGAGAGCGATGTTTACACGGATATAAATGAAGTAAAGGAGGCCTCTTTCAGCTTTGCTCGTGACCGCTATGATGTTTTCAA ATCGTTATCTATGGAAGATATTCAAGTAGTTGTGGAGGGTGGATGTCCCAATCTTTTCCGGAAAGCTGTGAATTCAGCAAAAAGATTGAGATTCCATTTGAGACTGGATGAAGGGGAG GTTTGCGGTGGTTGTAATCTCCGAGGTTCCTGTGATAGAGCTTATGTGATTCTTAAGGAATCTGAAGCAGCAGCACGTACAGTGGATATAGTGCGAATACTATTGTTTTATGCGCTGGATCCCATTGTTTTTTATGAGGGAGAGAAACCGCCTGGTAGAGAGATTCTAGAAACATCTGCAAGAAAGCTGCTTTCTGAGTTGCTTCAACTCAGCGAAAGGGCTGTTGACCCATCACTTCCAAAGCCTGCTGCCAAAGCtattgagaagaagaaaaattatcCAAGTTTCATTGGTGATGAACTATCTCAAGATGTTGAAATGAAGAGAGGAGATTGGATGTGTCCCAA GTGCAATTTTATGAACTTTGCTAAAAATTTAAGATGCCTACAATGTAAAGAAGATGGCCCAAGAAAAGCTGACACGGGTGATCTCGAAATCGAAATGAAAAAGGGAGACTGGATCTGCACTGA GTGCAGTTTCATGAACTTCTCTAGAAATATACGCTGCCTAAAGTGCAAAGCTGAAGGGCCAAAGAGCGTTGGTGTACATGCAGTTGAAATGAAGAAAGGAGACTGGACCTGCCCAAA GTGTGCATTCATGAATTTTGCAAGCAATAGGAAGTGTTTGCGTTGTCAAGATCCACGGCCCAAGAAAAATCCTGCAGACTGGGACTGCCCCTC ATGTGATTTCATGAATTATGGTAGAAACGCAGTTTGCCTGAAGTGCAACTGTAAACGCCCTCAAGAAGAAACTACTGAGTACGAGGAGCAGATGTGGAGGCGTCCACGCTAG
- the LOC126626923 gene encoding protection of telomeres protein 1a-like isoform X2 yields the protein MPRGGGNYYNFTKIRDAIDSVGAKVNVIGVVLECGFPRRSRGTDWFVSVRIIDETHQDPGLSVNIFTDRNECPRILSVGDIIQFQRLMIKRHVDKVNAVFSKKFSTFAIYYGSDARSLSPYHASKTFRERDHDKNFLIDLRRWLKNFHFHEGANYFSSIREMKGGEDFHLVCKIIHIHEGAGNEWMAFVWDGTDAPPANILQKLEDETKHPLPLHLEPFPLPHDTLCSFPAVGTVLRVISQDLENDNLRLLKTGEWVKLVNLLCEVHAGLWRCVLTPFTKLRYTPKEDRLKLERKRLFNERLAQSPENLMQMPFGGFPSPQVTEVDDSDDDHAIFLTLMDVVASSELPARFKCVVRVIAASPWQAADFLFPAGIDRIRLTLEDSAARIHAFLYAEDGVKFFNGQSSVEALEVKRNFLLGVRVNNDGVQDDPRRNPPWVQVWLKSETDQQGNPHYRIFGTKVVAA from the exons ATGCCGcgtggtggtggtaactactataACTTCACGAAGATCAGGGACGCCATTGATTCCGTCGGCGCCAAGGTCAACGTTATCGGCGTCGTCCTCGAGTGCGGCTTCCCCCGCCGATCCAGAGGCACCG ATTGGTTTGTTTCGGTGCGTATAATCGACGAGACGCATCAGGATCCCGGGTTGTCAGTTAACATTTTTACAGATAGGAATGAATGTCCTCGCATTTTGTCTGTTGGAGACATAATTCAGTTCCAACGCCTCATG ATCAAACGTCATGTAGATAAAGTAAATGCTGTTTTTTCCAAGAAGTTCTCTACCTTTGCTATTTATTACGGAAGTGATGCTAGAAGTTTAAGTCCTTATCATGCTTCCAAAACATTTCGCGAGAGAGACCATGACAAGAACTTTTTGATAGACTTGAGAAGATGGTTGAAGAATTTCCATTTTCACGAAG GTGCAAATTATTTCTCATCCATCAGAGAAATGAAAGGAGGTGAagattttcatttggtttgtaaA ATAATTCATATCCACGAGGGTGCTGGAAATGAATGGATGGCCTTTGTTTGGGATGGAACCGATGCTCCACCAGCTAATATTCTTCAAAA GTTAGAAGATGAAACGAAGCACCCACTTCCCCTACATCTAGAACCATTTCCTTTGCCACACGATACCTTATGCAGCTTTCCTGCAGTTGGAACCGTCTTAAGAGTGATATCTCAGGACCTTGAGAATGACAACCTTCGCCTGCTAAAAACTGGGGAGTGGGTGAAGCTTgtaaatttgctatgtgaggtGCATGCAGGATTATGGCGTTGTGTTTTGACACCCTTTACGAAGCTTCGATATACACCAAAAGAGGACCGTCTCAAACTTGAGCGGAAAAG GTTATTTAATGAACGATTAGCGCAAAGTCCAGAAAATTTAATGCAGATGCCATTTGGGGGCTTTCCGTCTCCTCAAGTCACAG AGGTGGATGATAGTGACGACGACCATGCAATATTTCTTACCTTAATGGATGTTGTCGCAAGTTCAGAG CTTCCAGCTAGATTCAAGTGTGTAGTTCGAGTCATAGCAGCTTCCCCGTGGCAGGCTGCGGACTTCCTCTTTCCTGCTGGGATTGACAGAATTAGGCTGACCCTGGAGGACTCGGCCGCTAGAATTCATGCTTTTTTGTATGCAGAAGATGGG GTGAAATTTTTCAATGGCCAGTCCTCTGTCGAGGCATTGGAGGTCAAACGCAATTTCTTGTTAGGAGTGAGAGTAAACAACGATGGGGTGCAAGACGATCCTCGTAGAAATCCCCCTTGGGTACAAGTTTGGCTAAAATCTGAAACTGACCAACAAGGAAATCCACACTACCGGATTTTCGGCACCAAAGTGGTGGCGGCCTGA